Proteins encoded together in one Benincasa hispida cultivar B227 chromosome 1, ASM972705v1, whole genome shotgun sequence window:
- the LOC120069050 gene encoding uncharacterized protein LOC120069050 — MGQSLGRFGGKEWRDEQLRKISNKIFDKFKNQSHRDKLSFEDLYIATLLVYNDINKYMPGPHLDPPTKERVKELIQDSDRDEDREIDREEFLDFILSLTSDTFVSVSQRLILTLVVAPTVAVVTKKSTEGVPGLGKFVQKLPASAYAFLVTLAALMFQNSQQQLLKG, encoded by the exons ATGGGACAGTCATTGGGGAGATTCGGAG GCAAAGAATGGAGGGATGAGCAATTGAGGAagatatcaaataaaatatttgataagtTTAAAAATCAATCACATAGGGATAAGCTGTCGTTTGAAGATCTGTACATTGCTACGCTACTTGTATACAA TGATATTAATAAGTATATGCCCGGACCGCATCTTGATCCTCCCACGAAGGAACGGGTCAAAGAACTCATACAG GACAGCGATAGGGACGAGGACCGAGAAATTGACCGTGAAGAATTTTTGGATTTCATACTGAGCTTGACATCTGACACGTTCGTATCAGTGAGCCAGAGATTGATCCTTACTTTGGTGGTAGCACCAACCGTCGCAGTTGTCACAAAGAAAAGTACTGAAGGCGTTCCAGGCCTTGGAAAATTTGTGCAAAAACTTCCCGCTTCAGCATATGCCTTCCTAGTCACCCTTGCTGCTCTCATGTTTCAAAACTCTCAGCAGCAGCTTCTCAAAGGATAG